TAAGTCTAATATGCACCTGTTTTATGCAAAACAACTTGTACAGTCTTCAGTAGAATTTTCATATCCAACAACAATGACCAATTCTCAATATATTGGATATCTAATTTCACAGCATCTTCAAAATTATCGATATTAGAGCGACCAGAGACTTGCCATAATCCCGTAATTCCCGGTAATACTTCTTGACGGATAAAATGTGCGGAATCAAATCTTTCCACATCTCGTGTGGGTAGGGGACGGGGACCAACCAGACTCATTTCTCCTAATAAAACATTAAAGATTTGTGGTAATTCATCTAGACTATACCGACGGAGGAATTTACCAACTTTGGTAATTCTGGGGTCATCCTTTAATTTGAAAAGTACACCATCTTTGATTTCATTTTTAGCTTCTAAGGATGCTTGTAACTTCTCCGCATTTGATACCATAGTGCGGAATTTCCAGATTTTAAAATTTTTGGAATGTAAACCAACGCGATTTTGTTGAAAAAATACTGGTCCCGGAGAATCTAGTTTGATCAGGATGGCGATCGCCACATAAACAGGTGATAACAAGAATAGTAAAACTAATCCGCAAACTAGGTCAAAACACCGCTTTACCCAAAAGTCTCCACCAGCAATTATTGGTGCAGGAATCGCCATACAATGTACTTCATCCGCCATTCCCAATATTGATTTCGGATAGTTAATTTCACTTTCCGGTGGCAAGATGCGTAAATTAATTCCATTGGTTTGGAAATTCCAGCAAACATACAGACGATTTTTGATAGCACTCCAAGAAACAAAAGCTTCAACAATTCCCTGGCTACGTAGATATTCAAAAGTTTGCTCTCGGTTACTTCTATCCAAACATTTTGGATTATCTATGTGCAGTACTTTATAGCAATTCTCTTTCTGAAGAAATCTCAGATGAACATCTTGATTAACATCATCTGTAATCAAACAAACTGGATAGCAAATTGCTCCTCTTTTGCGAATTATCTTTGTAGAGACATCAAATATATATCGCCCAGTGCATACAAACAAGAGAGAAAATAGCCAAAATAGTAGGAACGTAGAACGTGATATATGGCTATGGGGTTCATAAATGAAGGTAATAAGTAGAAGAAAAATTTCTGAAAGGGAAAGCGCCTTAATTAACCCTAGGAAATTCCGCCTATCACCACCAGGTTTGTAGAGTCCCCTCGCCAGCATTACGCCTAATTCCAACGCAATAACTAGGATGATAAATTGAGGTCTTTCTGTCCAAGCAGCATCAAAGGGAGTTCCATACAATACAGCTAAATTCCAAGCCGCAACAATAGCAACTGTATCTAAGAAAAATAGAGTCAATACTCGCAGAATTTTAATCAGTAATCCTCTACGTACCCTTGTTTTTGGCGCTGACCTCAAATCAGCTTTTAAATCAACTAATGGTAATGATTTCGATGTCATATATCCCCTGATAATTTTTTAAGATGCTTGTAATGGGACAATTTAACAATTTATCCATTATTCTGGAAAATTGAGCTATCAATAACCTGGAAAATTAAGTTATATAGAGACTAATCCCATGATATTGTCAGACAGAAATACTTTTTCTGCGAATATCTACAACATATCTTTTACTACCCTTTTTGGATTAGATTATAGTAAAATAACCCATCATAATTAACAAGAAAAATAATTTATTTATCCATATTATTAGTTATGATAGGTCAGATAATTCAACATACAAAAATAGGGTGCAGGGAAGCACAAAATGTTTTACGGTGTTCCGCAAGAATATACAAAGGAAAAAAAGGAACAGAATAGATTAACCTATCCCAAGTTAATTAAATACATCAGTACCTAAAATCAGGCGATCGCCGAAGGTGGGAACTTCGTACCATCGCGGTTATCGATAATCGTGTCAAAATTTTACCTTCTCCCTCCTAGCTTCAGGCTTTTACCTTGTTGCATTAGCCACTGCATGAGAAAAAAGAGAACAAACCGGGGATTATGCTTAAAATAACGCTTCCACAGTCGTTTTGGCTCCATTATCAACCGAAACAGCCATTCCAAGCCTCTTTTTTGCATCCAATTCGGTGCTTGCTTCACACGACCAGAATGGAAGTCAAAAGCAGCACCCACACCCAACATCACCGCAGAAATCCTCTGTTTATGTGCTGCCATCCACAACTCCTGTTTCGGACAGCCAATACCCACAAACAAAATTTTTGCCCCAGAATCCACTATTTGCTGCGTATAAACCTCATCCTCCTCAAAGCTTAATCCTCGAAAGGGTGGGGCAATCTTACAAACAATTTGGATATTCGGAAAACGCTGAGATAAAAAACTCGTAAATGCACTGAGACTTTCCGGTGTGCCACCATACAATCCAATCGGTACACCATGCTTTGCAGCAGCTTCGCAAACATCCAAAGTCAGGTTGGGACCATAGACACGGGAAGCATTTTTCACACCTAAAGCATTCAATGCCCAAACCAAAGGTACACCATCCGGTGTCACTAAGTCAGCATTATTTACTACCTGTTTAAACAGAGGATGATCATAGACTTCCATAGTCATGTGAACATTGGCAGCGCAGACATAACCTCTTTTACCTGCCTTTGCCCAATCAATAATGCGCTCTGTAGCATCTTGATAGCTAGTAGCATCTACCCGCATACCTAAGATATATCGGTGTTGCAAGTAATCTCTTGCATCAGTAATTACTTTCATTATTGAAAATACCTGTCACAGAATTTACTTCTGGATAATGGGAATCAAATAAAATACAAGTAAATAGTCTTTATGACTTTTTAAAATCATGATTTCGTATGATTAAATTCACAAAGACTACTCAAAAAACAACGGAGACTGCCCCACTGTCATCATTCTATCTGCTGGTAATTGAGTCTTCTGACCAGAAAGAGAGACAATGGAATTTATCTCCCAATCCTGTGGAACTTTAAAAGAAAAATTATCTTTAGAATTCCATACCATCCATTTATCAGATACATTATTTGTTAACTTGCAAATCCAAATTTGATTCACGTCATTTTTGCAAAATTCTAATTGGTTCCCGACTAATAAATTACCCACTCGCTTGTAAACATCACCCGTTGACGAGAGATTAAGATTATCTGCTTCCAGTATGCGTAATGAGTCCTCACCATCAAAAGAATCGAGATCCCAAGCATACCAATAAAACCTACTCACCCCGGAAGCCCAATAAAGAATATGGCTACGGGCAATGTAGCCGTTAATCTCTTCTGTCTCTAATTTCGGATTATTATAATTTCCAAAATTGCTTTCTGTATCCCACAAAGGCTTATCTTGTAAACCATATTTTTGCATTATGGTCTTAACTTGATTTACCAATAATAACCTTCCTTCTGGATTCAGGTCATTATTATAAAAATGTGGACCAACTACATCAGTATACTTTGCTCCTCCTTGGGCAAAATAATTGTCTAACCAATCCATTCCTCCCAGGGAAAGGTATTTCTCATTACCTTTTAGCTCAAAGCCTACCAGAGGACCAGGAGAAACGACTTGAATTTTAGGGTCAACACTTTTTAAAACTTCGTAGGCATTCTTTGCCATTTCAACTAACTTTTCTATTGACCCACTATAATCTTTAATATTATTAGCTTCATTCCAAACCTGATAACTCTGAATTTTACCTTGATAACGAGTTGCTATGGTTCTGACATAATCTCGCCATTCCTGCATATCTTTCGGCTCTGAACCGGCTCCTGGATGTTCCGGAAACTCTGATACTTCATATGGTCTGGCAGCAGCCCATTTTGGAGTATCATTAAAGACAAAAAGTACTTCAAGTCCAGATTCTTGAGCCAGTTCTACGTAATTATCCAAGGTAGAAAAATTCCATTGATTGTTCTTTTCTTCTATCTCAAGCCAAGGAACAAAAACACGTAAGCAACCGATATTTTCCAATATCTTTGGTGCTCTTTGCAGATTTTTGATATGCATGCCAAAGAGTGTCTGGGGAATAGCAATACTGGGAGGATTTAGTATTATATCGGAGGCTATGGACTTATGAAACGAAGTATCTAAGTTCCCAGAAAAGAGAATCCAGGAAAATATTGATAACCCAAATGAGATAATTGCTAATGCAAAAACTTGGAATATTTTTACCATAAATCTAGGCATAAAATATATCAACTTATGATTTATGATGACAAGCAGCTTAAATTATCTGGATTAGGATAAATAACAACCTAAA
The Calothrix sp. 336/3 DNA segment above includes these coding regions:
- a CDS encoding endo-1,4-beta-xylanase, whose amino-acid sequence is MPRFMVKIFQVFALAIISFGLSIFSWILFSGNLDTSFHKSIASDIILNPPSIAIPQTLFGMHIKNLQRAPKILENIGCLRVFVPWLEIEEKNNQWNFSTLDNYVELAQESGLEVLFVFNDTPKWAAARPYEVSEFPEHPGAGSEPKDMQEWRDYVRTIATRYQGKIQSYQVWNEANNIKDYSGSIEKLVEMAKNAYEVLKSVDPKIQVVSPGPLVGFELKGNEKYLSLGGMDWLDNYFAQGGAKYTDVVGPHFYNNDLNPEGRLLLVNQVKTIMQKYGLQDKPLWDTESNFGNYNNPKLETEEINGYIARSHILYWASGVSRFYWYAWDLDSFDGEDSLRILEADNLNLSSTGDVYKRVGNLLVGNQLEFCKNDVNQIWICKLTNNVSDKWMVWNSKDNFSFKVPQDWEINSIVSLSGQKTQLPADRMMTVGQSPLFFE
- a CDS encoding sugar transferase, with the protein product MTSKSLPLVDLKADLRSAPKTRVRRGLLIKILRVLTLFFLDTVAIVAAWNLAVLYGTPFDAAWTERPQFIILVIALELGVMLARGLYKPGGDRRNFLGLIKALSLSEIFLLLITFIYEPHSHISRSTFLLFWLFSLLFVCTGRYIFDVSTKIIRKRGAICYPVCLITDDVNQDVHLRFLQKENCYKVLHIDNPKCLDRSNREQTFEYLRSQGIVEAFVSWSAIKNRLYVCWNFQTNGINLRILPPESEINYPKSILGMADEVHCMAIPAPIIAGGDFWVKRCFDLVCGLVLLFLLSPVYVAIAILIKLDSPGPVFFQQNRVGLHSKNFKIWKFRTMVSNAEKLQASLEAKNEIKDGVLFKLKDDPRITKVGKFLRRYSLDELPQIFNVLLGEMSLVGPRPLPTRDVERFDSAHFIRQEVLPGITGLWQVSGRSNIDNFEDAVKLDIQYIENWSLLLDMKILLKTVQVVLHKTGAY
- a CDS encoding WecB/TagA/CpsF family glycosyltransferase, with the protein product MKVITDARDYLQHRYILGMRVDATSYQDATERIIDWAKAGKRGYVCAANVHMTMEVYDHPLFKQVVNNADLVTPDGVPLVWALNALGVKNASRVYGPNLTLDVCEAAAKHGVPIGLYGGTPESLSAFTSFLSQRFPNIQIVCKIAPPFRGLSFEEDEVYTQQIVDSGAKILFVGIGCPKQELWMAAHKQRISAVMLGVGAAFDFHSGRVKQAPNWMQKRGLEWLFRLIMEPKRLWKRYFKHNPRFVLFFLMQWLMQQGKSLKLGGRR